One Corynebacterium appendicis CIP 107643 DNA window includes the following coding sequences:
- the aroQ gene encoding type II 3-dehydroquinate dehydratase gives MKILVLNGPNLNRLGKRQPDVYGTTTLADIEQRLRERAEEAGADIAFLQSNHEGELIDAVHEAADNSWPVIINPGGFTHTSVALRDALVELQGTPGFIEVHISNVHAREPFRHHSYLSPIATGVIAGLGTDGYEMALDYFLRRDV, from the coding sequence GTGAAGATCCTGGTACTCAACGGCCCCAACTTGAATAGGTTGGGCAAGCGGCAGCCGGACGTGTACGGCACCACGACGCTGGCCGACATCGAGCAACGCCTGCGCGAGCGCGCCGAGGAAGCAGGGGCGGACATCGCGTTCCTGCAGTCCAACCACGAGGGCGAGCTTATCGACGCCGTGCACGAGGCCGCGGATAACTCCTGGCCCGTGATCATCAACCCGGGCGGATTCACGCACACCTCCGTGGCGCTGCGCGACGCACTGGTGGAGCTGCAGGGCACGCCGGGGTTCATCGAGGTGCACATCTCGAACGTGCACGCGCGCGAACCGTTCCGCCACCACTCGTACCTGTCGCCGATCGCCACTGGTGTCATCGCCGGCCTGGGCACGGACGGCTACGAGATGGCGCTCGACTACTTCCTGAGGAGGGACGTGTAA
- a CDS encoding substrate-binding domain-containing protein, whose translation MVTHGAPGDTYWDLVRKGAEDAAKKDNIELRYSSDPQAPNQANLVRSAMDSKVDGIAVTMPNAEAIGPAAQNAVDAGIPTVGLNAGMDEYAKYGLSGFFGQDETIAGTTAGERLKEEGKKKVLCVIHEQGNSSQEARCDGVKKGLDTGEVEHLYVNGQDLTSVQATISSKLSQDASFDTVFALQAPVAMRATEAVKQSGSDAQVVTFDTNSELVDAIADGRVAWAVDQQPYLQGYLAVDSLWVAKRNGGTFGGGQPVFTGPSFVDGNNVDEVAEAAKAGLR comes from the coding sequence ATGGTCACTCACGGCGCACCGGGCGACACCTATTGGGACCTTGTGCGCAAGGGTGCAGAGGACGCTGCCAAGAAGGACAATATCGAGTTGCGGTATTCCTCCGATCCGCAGGCGCCGAACCAGGCCAACCTCGTGCGCTCGGCGATGGATTCTAAAGTCGACGGCATCGCGGTCACCATGCCGAATGCGGAAGCCATCGGGCCTGCCGCGCAGAATGCCGTCGACGCAGGAATTCCGACGGTGGGCCTCAACGCCGGCATGGACGAATACGCGAAGTACGGACTCAGCGGCTTCTTCGGCCAGGACGAGACCATTGCCGGCACAACGGCGGGCGAGCGGCTCAAAGAGGAAGGGAAGAAGAAAGTTCTCTGCGTCATTCACGAGCAGGGCAACTCCTCGCAGGAAGCGCGGTGCGACGGTGTGAAGAAGGGCCTCGATACCGGGGAAGTGGAACATCTCTACGTCAACGGCCAAGACTTGACGTCCGTGCAGGCGACGATCAGCTCGAAGCTCAGTCAGGACGCCAGCTTCGACACCGTCTTCGCGCTGCAGGCCCCGGTGGCCATGCGCGCCACCGAAGCGGTGAAGCAGTCGGGTTCTGACGCCCAGGTGGTCACCTTCGACACAAACTCTGAGCTCGTCGACGCGATCGCCGACGGCCGAGTCGCGTGGGCGGTCGACCAGCAGCCGTACCTGCAGGGGTATCTCGCAGTCGACTCACTGTGGGTGGCCAAGCGCAACGGCGGCACCTTCGGCGGCGGCCAGCCAGTCTTCACTGGTCCGAGCTTCGTCGACGGCAACAACGTGGACGAGGTCGCCGAAGCGGCAAAGGCAGGGCTGCGATGA
- a CDS encoding shikimate dehydrogenase yields the protein MSTAIPGGSGKAAVLGSPVDHSLSPVLHGAGYEAAGLKGWTYERIECDAEQLPGIVGGAGEEYRGFSVTMPGKFAALELADHVSERARAIGSANTLVRTDSGWHADNTDCEGIAGALDELVGKRTAIGHALVIGGGGTARPALWSLAERGAEKITVLNRSDRSAELLPLLSGVESDFVDFERDLEPLAMSVDLIISTVPSAALKGRDKELGHAPLFDVIYNPWPTPLATRAASNGHLTVGGLVMLACQSYSQFEQFTGVAAPREEMREALFRHVGWVATTGVTRKNRSSEQR from the coding sequence ATGAGCACAGCGATCCCCGGAGGCAGCGGTAAAGCGGCCGTTCTCGGCAGCCCGGTCGACCACTCCCTGTCGCCGGTGCTGCACGGCGCCGGCTACGAAGCGGCCGGATTGAAGGGCTGGACCTACGAGCGGATCGAGTGCGACGCGGAGCAGCTTCCCGGCATCGTCGGCGGTGCGGGGGAGGAGTACCGCGGGTTCTCGGTCACCATGCCGGGCAAATTCGCCGCGCTTGAACTCGCCGACCACGTCTCGGAACGGGCGCGAGCCATCGGTTCCGCGAACACGCTGGTCCGCACGGACAGTGGCTGGCACGCCGACAACACCGACTGCGAAGGGATCGCGGGAGCGCTGGACGAGCTCGTCGGCAAGCGAACTGCGATCGGCCATGCACTCGTGATCGGCGGCGGCGGTACCGCGCGTCCCGCACTGTGGTCGCTGGCGGAACGCGGCGCGGAGAAGATCACGGTACTCAACCGTTCCGACCGTTCGGCGGAGCTGCTCCCGCTCCTCAGCGGAGTGGAGTCGGACTTCGTGGACTTTGAGCGCGACCTCGAACCGCTGGCAATGAGCGTGGACCTCATCATCTCCACTGTGCCGTCCGCCGCGCTGAAGGGTCGCGATAAAGAACTCGGGCACGCTCCGCTTTTCGACGTCATCTACAACCCTTGGCCGACTCCGCTGGCGACGCGGGCTGCCTCGAACGGGCACCTGACCGTCGGCGGCCTGGTGATGCTGGCCTGCCAGTCCTACTCCCAGTTCGAGCAGTTCACCGGGGTTGCTGCCCCGCGCGAAGAGATGCGCGAGGCTCTCTTCCGCCACGTTGGATGGGTCGCGACCACCGGCGTCACGCGCAAGAACCGCTCGAGCGAGCAACGTTAG
- a CDS encoding shikimate kinase, producing the protein MTNPVAKPQRSARFPATSGTPGPGEHQHGQVLPGAGEPVGAHGDAAAFGAPDEPVVHGSPRVVLVGPPGAGKSTIGRRLARAMNLPLVDSDELIAKGEGKPTGEVFIELGEERFREVETEYVARSLASGGVVSLGGGAVLTESTRKLLQAHNVVWIDVSVEEGVRRTSGNNSRPVLMSDDPEAHYRALLESREPYYREVAMHRVRTDSRPPQRLVAEILALIDSR; encoded by the coding sequence ATGACTAACCCTGTTGCCAAGCCGCAGCGCTCAGCGCGTTTTCCGGCTACGTCCGGCACCCCGGGCCCGGGCGAGCACCAGCACGGCCAGGTCCTGCCCGGCGCCGGCGAACCCGTCGGTGCCCACGGTGATGCGGCGGCATTCGGCGCGCCGGACGAGCCCGTGGTGCACGGTTCGCCGCGCGTTGTGCTCGTTGGCCCGCCGGGTGCAGGAAAATCCACCATCGGTCGCCGCCTCGCCCGTGCGATGAACCTTCCACTGGTGGACTCCGACGAGCTGATCGCCAAGGGCGAAGGCAAGCCCACCGGCGAGGTCTTCATCGAGCTCGGCGAGGAGCGCTTCCGTGAAGTCGAGACCGAGTACGTCGCGCGTTCGCTGGCATCTGGCGGCGTGGTCAGCCTCGGCGGCGGGGCAGTGCTGACTGAATCGACCCGCAAGCTGCTCCAGGCCCACAATGTCGTCTGGATCGACGTGTCTGTCGAAGAAGGCGTGCGCCGCACTTCGGGCAATAACTCCCGTCCGGTGCTGATGTCCGACGACCCGGAAGCGCACTACCGCGCCCTGTTGGAATCCCGCGAGCCGTACTACCGAGAGGTCGCCATGCACCGCGTCCGCACCGATTCGCGTCCGCCGCAGCGTCTCGTCGCAGAAATCCTCGCGCTCATCGATTCGCGCTAG
- a CDS encoding ABC transporter permease — MTAHVSPQDTAPDDRFRTHTGLAKLIRRPELASLLGFLAILALFMAVAPAFRSFEAMATILYASSTLGIVALAVGLLMIGGEFDLSSGVAVTTAALAATMLNYNLHLNSWVGAGLALLISLGIGALNGILVSRTGIDSFLITLAAFLMLQGLNLAVTKLVTGQVATPTIADMEGFPSARTFFAGSFHIGNVRISVTVIWWLLFVAMASFILFRTKYGNWITAVGGDEESARAVGVPVRRVKVALFMTVGFAAWFVGMHTLFAFDSIQAGQGVGNEFLYIIAAVIGGCAMKGGRGTAVGTMIGALIFGMTNQGIVYAGWNPDWFKFFLGAMLLFAVFTNTSFANITKRR; from the coding sequence ATGACAGCACACGTCTCACCGCAGGACACCGCGCCCGATGATCGTTTTCGCACCCACACTGGTCTGGCGAAGCTGATCCGTCGCCCGGAGCTGGCCAGCTTGCTCGGCTTCCTCGCAATCCTCGCGCTCTTCATGGCGGTCGCACCGGCCTTCCGGTCGTTCGAGGCGATGGCGACGATCCTCTACGCGAGCTCCACTCTCGGCATCGTGGCTCTCGCCGTCGGCCTGCTCATGATCGGCGGTGAATTCGACCTGTCGTCAGGTGTCGCCGTCACTACAGCGGCACTCGCGGCCACGATGCTCAACTACAACCTGCACCTCAACTCGTGGGTCGGAGCCGGACTCGCACTACTCATCTCGCTCGGCATCGGCGCGCTGAACGGCATTCTCGTCTCCCGCACAGGGATCGACAGCTTCCTGATCACCTTGGCGGCTTTCCTCATGCTGCAGGGCCTCAACCTCGCGGTGACCAAGCTCGTCACCGGCCAGGTGGCCACGCCGACGATCGCGGACATGGAGGGCTTTCCGTCGGCACGGACCTTCTTCGCCGGCAGCTTTCACATCGGGAATGTGCGCATCAGCGTCACGGTCATCTGGTGGTTGCTTTTCGTCGCCATGGCATCGTTCATTCTCTTCCGCACGAAATACGGCAACTGGATCACGGCCGTCGGCGGCGATGAAGAATCGGCACGCGCCGTGGGCGTTCCCGTGCGCCGCGTGAAGGTCGCACTGTTCATGACGGTCGGTTTCGCCGCCTGGTTCGTGGGCATGCACACGCTGTTCGCCTTCGACTCGATCCAGGCCGGTCAGGGCGTGGGCAACGAATTCCTGTACATCATCGCGGCCGTGATCGGCGGTTGCGCGATGAAGGGCGGCCGCGGCACCGCCGTCGGCACGATGATCGGCGCGCTGATCTTCGGCATGACCAACCAAGGCATCGTGTACGCCGGGTGGAACCCCGACTGGTTCAAGTTCTTCCTCGGCGCGATGTTGCTGTTCGCAGTGTTCACCAACACGTCATTCGCCAACATCACGAAGCGGAGGTAG
- a CDS encoding PPK2 family polyphosphate kinase: MAKVSIKEAEKLRVDEDFVLADADPASTPGVDEDDVDDAFEKYDDEIADLQDCLYANGRAGNENAGSILLVLQGMDTSGKGGIIRHVVGDLLDPQGVHIKAFGKPTEEEKKHDFLWRVTPHLPEPGMVSVFDRSHYEDVLVQRVREMAPPEEIERRYGAIVDFETEAAANGTKIIKVMPHISKDFQGENLRKRIEREDKHWKYNPGDIDDRKLWDEFQEAYEIAMTRTSTDVAPWYCVPSDDKDYCRTVVKTLLLKALRELDLEWPEADFDPDVELKRLEES, encoded by the coding sequence ATGGCGAAGGTATCCATCAAGGAAGCGGAGAAGCTGCGCGTCGACGAGGACTTCGTTCTTGCCGATGCCGACCCCGCGTCCACGCCGGGCGTGGATGAAGACGACGTCGACGACGCTTTCGAGAAGTACGACGACGAGATCGCAGACCTGCAGGACTGCCTGTACGCGAACGGCCGTGCCGGGAACGAGAACGCCGGCTCGATCCTGCTCGTGCTGCAGGGGATGGACACCTCCGGCAAGGGCGGGATTATCCGTCACGTTGTGGGAGACCTCCTCGACCCGCAGGGCGTGCACATCAAGGCCTTCGGCAAACCCACCGAGGAAGAGAAGAAGCACGACTTCCTGTGGCGCGTCACCCCCCACCTGCCGGAGCCGGGCATGGTGAGCGTCTTCGACCGCTCCCACTATGAGGATGTCTTAGTGCAGCGCGTCCGCGAGATGGCTCCACCGGAGGAGATCGAACGCCGCTACGGGGCAATCGTCGACTTCGAAACTGAAGCAGCGGCGAACGGCACCAAGATCATCAAGGTCATGCCGCACATCTCCAAGGATTTCCAGGGCGAGAACCTGCGCAAGCGCATTGAGCGCGAGGACAAGCACTGGAAGTACAACCCGGGCGACATCGACGACCGTAAGTTGTGGGATGAGTTCCAGGAGGCCTACGAGATCGCCATGACGCGCACGTCCACCGACGTCGCGCCGTGGTACTGCGTGCCGTCCGACGACAAGGATTACTGCCGCACTGTGGTCAAGACCCTGCTGCTTAAGGCGCTCCGCGAGCTTGATCTGGAGTGGCCGGAAGCTGACTTCGACCCCGACGTCGAACTCAAGCGCCTCGAAGAATCCTGA
- the aroC gene encoding chorismate synthase, giving the protein MLRWTTAGESHGQALVALVENMPAGVTVSVEEIGHQLARRRLGYGRGARMKFEQDELTLLSGVVHGKTIGSPIAIMIGNTEWPKWTTIMSPDALDYDDPEVAKAMNSGRGAALTRPRPGHADFSGMVKYGFDAARPVLERSSARETASRVAAATLARSFLREVLGVEVYSHVISIGASDPYDGPSPQFSDIDAIDESPVRAYGKDAEGSMISEIEAAKKQGDTLGGIVEVIVEGLPIGLGSHVSGETRLDAQLAAALMSIQAIKGVEVGDGFEEARRRGSEAHDEILRDESGVHRATNRAGGLEGGMTNGEQLRVRAAMKPISTVPRALQTLDMATGEKATAIHQRSDVCAVPAAGVVAEAMVALVLARATLEKFGGDSVEETKRNVEAYKQYVSERLAFGGNDND; this is encoded by the coding sequence ATGCTTCGTTGGACTACCGCAGGTGAATCCCACGGTCAGGCGCTTGTCGCCCTGGTCGAGAATATGCCGGCTGGGGTCACTGTCTCCGTTGAAGAGATCGGCCACCAGCTCGCACGCCGCCGTCTCGGCTACGGCCGGGGCGCGCGCATGAAATTCGAGCAGGACGAACTGACGCTGCTCTCCGGCGTGGTGCACGGCAAGACCATAGGCAGCCCGATCGCGATCATGATCGGCAACACCGAGTGGCCGAAGTGGACGACGATCATGTCGCCGGACGCTCTCGACTACGACGATCCCGAGGTCGCCAAAGCGATGAATTCAGGTCGCGGTGCGGCGTTGACGCGCCCGCGCCCGGGCCACGCGGATTTCTCCGGCATGGTCAAGTACGGCTTCGACGCGGCTCGTCCGGTGCTGGAGCGGTCGTCGGCGCGCGAAACCGCCTCCCGCGTGGCGGCTGCGACGCTCGCGCGTTCCTTCCTTCGCGAGGTCCTCGGCGTGGAGGTGTACTCGCACGTCATCTCCATCGGCGCGTCCGATCCCTACGACGGCCCCTCGCCGCAGTTCAGCGATATCGACGCGATCGACGAATCGCCGGTGCGCGCCTACGGCAAGGATGCCGAAGGGTCGATGATCTCCGAGATCGAAGCCGCCAAGAAGCAAGGTGACACTCTCGGCGGCATCGTCGAGGTCATTGTCGAGGGGTTGCCGATCGGTCTTGGCTCCCATGTGTCAGGCGAGACCCGCCTCGACGCGCAGCTCGCCGCGGCCCTCATGAGCATCCAGGCGATCAAGGGCGTCGAGGTCGGCGACGGTTTCGAGGAAGCGCGCCGCCGCGGCTCCGAAGCCCACGACGAAATCCTCCGCGACGAAAGCGGTGTCCACCGCGCCACCAACCGCGCGGGTGGCCTCGAGGGCGGTATGACTAACGGCGAACAACTGCGCGTGCGCGCGGCGATGAAGCCGATCTCCACCGTCCCGCGTGCGCTGCAAACCCTCGACATGGCCACCGGCGAGAAGGCCACCGCCATCCACCAACGGTCCGACGTCTGCGCAGTGCCCGCCGCCGGCGTGGTTGCCGAGGCCATGGTGGCGCTCGTGCTGGCGCGCGCGACGCTGGAGAAATTCGGCGGCGACAGCGTCGAGGAAACGAAACGAAATGTCGAAGCGTATAAGCAGTACGTGTCTGAGCGTCTCGCATTCGGAGGAAATGACAATGACTAA
- the aroB gene encoding 3-dehydroquinate synthase, translating into MAEIKVAGPSPYTVHIDHGLDEFVAQRIADSGARQALIVHQEPLTAAAEALQTRLEDSGISVTLAPIPDAEDGKSLAVAGSLWDTLGEKNFSRQDVVVGLGGGATTDLAGFIAATWMRGIKVVQVPTTLLAMVDAAVGGKTGINTAAGKNLVGSFHEPDSVFIDLDRLETLPGAEFVSGSAEIIKTGFIADPIILDIYREGGSVPTDKIAELIERSVAVKGSVVAQDLKESSLREILNYGHTLGHAIEKREDYRWRHGNAIAVGMMFVAILARNRGLISDDVVELHREILEAVGLPTTYEPGAFDDLYEGMTHDKKNRNGQIRFVVLDGIGSTTRIEDADIEELRTAYTELSS; encoded by the coding sequence ATGGCCGAGATCAAGGTCGCAGGACCGTCCCCGTACACCGTCCACATCGACCACGGCCTCGACGAGTTTGTGGCGCAGCGCATCGCTGACAGCGGTGCCCGCCAGGCGTTGATCGTGCACCAGGAACCGCTCACCGCAGCGGCCGAAGCGCTGCAGACACGGCTGGAGGACTCCGGCATCAGCGTCACACTAGCCCCGATCCCGGACGCGGAGGACGGCAAGTCGCTCGCCGTCGCTGGATCTCTGTGGGACACCCTGGGTGAGAAGAATTTCTCCCGCCAGGACGTCGTCGTCGGCCTCGGCGGGGGAGCCACGACCGACCTCGCCGGCTTCATCGCCGCGACGTGGATGCGCGGCATCAAAGTCGTGCAGGTGCCGACGACGCTGCTGGCCATGGTCGATGCAGCAGTCGGTGGCAAGACCGGCATCAACACAGCCGCGGGCAAGAACCTCGTCGGCTCGTTCCACGAGCCGGATTCCGTGTTCATCGACCTCGACCGCCTGGAGACTCTGCCGGGCGCAGAGTTCGTTTCAGGGTCCGCCGAAATCATCAAGACCGGTTTCATCGCCGACCCGATCATCCTCGACATCTACCGCGAGGGCGGCAGCGTGCCCACCGATAAGATTGCCGAGCTCATCGAGCGTTCCGTCGCCGTGAAGGGCTCGGTCGTGGCGCAGGACCTGAAGGAATCCTCGCTGCGCGAGATTCTCAACTACGGGCACACGCTCGGCCACGCGATCGAGAAGCGCGAGGACTACCGCTGGCGCCACGGTAACGCCATCGCCGTCGGCATGATGTTCGTCGCCATTCTCGCGCGCAACCGCGGCCTCATCAGCGACGACGTCGTCGAGCTGCACCGCGAAATCCTCGAGGCCGTGGGCCTTCCGACCACGTATGAGCCAGGGGCGTTCGACGACCTCTACGAGGGTATGACGCACGACAAGAAGAACCGCAACGGCCAGATTCGTTTCGTCGTCCTCGACGGTATCGGCAGCACCACCCGGATCGAGGATGCGGACATCGAGGAGCTGCGCACGGCGTACACTGAACTTTCATCGTGA
- the efp gene encoding elongation factor P translates to MATTADFKNGLVLKVDGKLQQIIEFQHVKPGKGPAFVRTKLKDVVSGKTVDKTWNAGVKVETATVDRRDMTYLYNDGTNYIVMDDKTFDQYELSADKFGNAAQFLLENMRVQVSFHDGEALFAELPISVDLKVAHTDPGLQGDRSSGGTKPAELETGAEIQVPLFIETGNVLKVDTRTGEYLSRVNN, encoded by the coding sequence GTGGCAACGACCGCTGATTTCAAGAACGGCCTTGTGCTCAAGGTTGACGGCAAGCTGCAGCAGATCATTGAGTTCCAGCACGTCAAGCCGGGCAAGGGCCCCGCGTTCGTCCGCACGAAGCTCAAGGACGTCGTCTCCGGCAAGACTGTTGACAAGACGTGGAACGCCGGTGTGAAGGTCGAGACTGCGACGGTGGACCGCCGCGACATGACCTACCTGTACAACGACGGAACCAACTACATCGTCATGGACGACAAGACCTTCGATCAGTACGAGCTGAGCGCCGACAAGTTCGGCAACGCCGCACAGTTCCTGCTGGAGAACATGCGCGTCCAGGTCTCCTTCCACGATGGCGAGGCTCTTTTCGCCGAGCTGCCGATCTCCGTCGACCTCAAGGTCGCCCACACCGACCCGGGCCTGCAGGGCGACCGTTCCTCCGGTGGCACCAAGCCGGCCGAGCTGGAGACCGGCGCTGAGATCCAGGTCCCGTTGTTCATCGAGACCGGCAACGTTCTCAAGGTGGACACCCGCACCGGCGAGTACCTCTCCCGCGTGAACAACTAA
- a CDS encoding M24 family metallopeptidase has translation MVFADSRFLTRRRKLSAKLAAQRIDSFVITDPTNVRYFSGFTGSNSALLMNKDLSASIATDGRYTTQIAEEVPDIEAMIQRDAGAAVLAEVPEGWRVGFDPTRTTVDELESLDKATPDSVTLVPVKGVIEQIRLTKDNFELRRLEEAADIAVTALRELIDAGQLRAGRTEKQVAADLEYRMRLLGSERVSFDTIVASGPNSALPHYAAGDRELTDGDLVTIDFGAHYLGFNSDMTRTFCIGEPTEFNREIYEIVLEAQKAGVAAATPGRALVDVDKACREIIDKAGYGEYFVHSTGHGIGLDVHEGPAASTRGKGVLEENMTLTIEPGIYVPGKGGVRIEDTLIITSGAPKVITPAPKELTVL, from the coding sequence ATGGTTTTCGCCGATTCCCGTTTTCTGACCCGCCGCCGCAAGCTTTCAGCGAAGCTGGCGGCGCAGCGGATCGACTCGTTCGTCATCACCGACCCGACAAATGTCCGGTATTTCTCCGGCTTCACCGGATCCAACAGCGCATTGTTGATGAACAAGGACCTCTCCGCGTCGATCGCCACCGACGGCCGGTACACCACGCAGATCGCCGAGGAAGTCCCGGATATTGAGGCGATGATCCAGCGCGACGCGGGCGCCGCAGTCTTGGCCGAGGTGCCCGAGGGCTGGCGTGTCGGCTTCGACCCGACGAGGACCACGGTCGATGAGCTGGAAAGCCTCGACAAAGCCACCCCGGATTCTGTCACACTCGTTCCCGTCAAGGGCGTGATCGAGCAGATCCGTCTCACCAAAGACAATTTTGAGCTTCGTCGACTCGAGGAAGCAGCGGACATTGCGGTGACAGCGCTGCGCGAGCTTATCGACGCCGGGCAGCTGCGCGCCGGCAGGACCGAGAAACAGGTCGCCGCTGATCTGGAGTACCGGATGCGTCTGCTCGGTTCCGAGCGCGTCAGCTTCGACACCATCGTCGCGTCGGGGCCGAATTCGGCGCTGCCGCACTACGCGGCCGGCGACCGCGAGCTGACTGACGGCGACCTGGTCACCATCGATTTCGGCGCACACTACCTCGGTTTCAACTCGGACATGACGCGCACGTTTTGCATCGGCGAGCCGACAGAGTTCAACCGCGAAATCTACGAGATCGTCCTGGAGGCGCAGAAAGCCGGTGTGGCGGCGGCGACGCCGGGCCGCGCACTCGTCGACGTCGATAAGGCGTGCCGCGAGATCATTGACAAGGCCGGGTACGGCGAATACTTCGTGCACTCCACCGGCCACGGCATCGGCCTGGACGTGCACGAGGGGCCGGCGGCGTCCACCCGCGGTAAGGGTGTGCTCGAGGAGAACATGACGCTCACCATCGAGCCCGGCATTTACGTGCCCGGCAAAGGCGGGGTCCGCATCGAGGACACCTTGATCATCACCTCCGGCGCCCCGAAGGTGATCACCCCGGCGCCGAAGGAACTGACGGTTCTGTAA
- the mltG gene encoding endolytic transglycosylase MltG, producing the protein MSSATMSRGRTRGVAVLVASILLIIGAVVYIAFARSNSSGGDFNGAGNGVEQVIEIPEGASLTAMGPALTEKGIVRSDKAFQNAAMTNPDADNIQPGFYRLQEKMSAKEAVAALLDPANKIDMLKIPGGLTLMDVKVVGGDTRFGIYSNISSVSCGSDGENKGCVKVQELHDVAANADPASLGVPEWALERVNEHKGDPKRLEGLIAPGEYIVDPSADAQMILTDLITRSADKYNSTDIVGRAQAVGLSPYDLLTAASLVEREAPEGEFDKVARVILNRLKEPMRLEFDSTVNYGLESVELATGDSDREKVTPWNTYAMDGLPKTPIASPSEEAIQAMEHPAEGEWLFFVTVDDKGTTVFSNTFEEHQANVQRAYDSGILDSQR; encoded by the coding sequence GTGAGCTCAGCAACTATGTCTCGAGGGCGCACCCGCGGCGTCGCGGTGTTGGTCGCGTCGATCCTGTTGATCATCGGCGCTGTCGTCTACATTGCTTTCGCCCGCTCGAACTCTTCCGGCGGCGATTTCAATGGCGCCGGCAACGGTGTGGAGCAGGTCATCGAGATCCCCGAAGGAGCATCGCTCACTGCGATGGGGCCGGCGCTGACGGAAAAAGGCATTGTCCGTTCCGACAAGGCGTTCCAGAATGCCGCGATGACGAACCCGGACGCGGACAATATCCAACCGGGCTTCTACCGTCTGCAAGAGAAGATGAGCGCCAAGGAAGCAGTCGCCGCTTTGCTCGACCCCGCGAACAAGATCGACATGCTCAAGATTCCGGGCGGCTTGACGCTGATGGACGTCAAGGTCGTCGGCGGTGACACCCGCTTCGGCATCTACAGCAATATCTCGAGCGTCTCGTGCGGCTCCGACGGCGAGAACAAGGGCTGCGTGAAGGTGCAAGAGCTTCACGATGTGGCAGCGAATGCCGATCCCGCCAGCCTCGGCGTGCCGGAATGGGCCCTCGAGCGGGTCAACGAGCACAAGGGCGATCCGAAGCGTCTGGAGGGCCTGATCGCCCCGGGCGAGTACATCGTCGACCCGAGCGCTGACGCGCAGATGATCCTGACCGATCTGATCACCCGGTCGGCGGATAAGTACAACAGCACCGATATCGTCGGCCGCGCGCAGGCCGTGGGCTTGAGCCCGTACGATTTGCTTACCGCAGCCTCCCTGGTTGAGCGCGAGGCACCGGAAGGCGAGTTCGACAAGGTCGCCCGCGTGATCCTCAACCGCCTCAAGGAGCCGATGCGCCTGGAGTTCGACTCCACGGTCAACTACGGCCTCGAGTCCGTCGAGCTGGCCACCGGCGACTCGGACCGCGAGAAGGTCACGCCGTGGAACACCTACGCCATGGACGGCCTGCCGAAGACCCCGATCGCATCCCCGTCCGAGGAAGCCATCCAGGCGATGGAGCACCCGGCGGAGGGTGAATGGCTGTTCTTCGTCACCGTCGACGACAAGGGCACCACCGTGTTCAGCAACACCTTCGAGGAGCACCAGGCCAATGTCCAGCGCGCCTACGACTCCGGCATCCTCGACTCCCAGCGCTAA
- a CDS encoding prepilin peptidase codes for MGELETTIAAPGADRTAIALAAMLCACAAVWTMALAAIDGEERRLPNELTLPAAAMAVAACFIAPAGWIGMIWPAAYLVAGRGIGGGDVKLAVPLGVALALLGGAGAVLTGILLASLFTVVFLVRTRRNTAAHGPSMLAAAWIVGFASTFLWQV; via the coding sequence ATGGGGGAACTAGAGACAACTATTGCAGCTCCGGGGGCGGATAGAACGGCGATCGCGCTGGCTGCAATGCTGTGTGCGTGCGCCGCGGTGTGGACAATGGCGCTCGCGGCCATTGACGGGGAAGAACGGCGACTGCCGAATGAGCTGACCCTTCCGGCGGCGGCAATGGCTGTGGCGGCGTGCTTCATCGCGCCGGCGGGCTGGATCGGGATGATCTGGCCGGCGGCCTACCTCGTCGCCGGGCGGGGAATCGGTGGGGGAGACGTGAAGCTGGCGGTGCCCCTGGGGGTAGCGCTCGCGCTGCTCGGCGGAGCCGGTGCGGTACTGACAGGAATACTGCTGGCCAGCCTGTTCACGGTGGTCTTCCTGGTGCGGACAAGGCGGAATACCGCTGCCCATGGGCCATCAATGCTCGCGGCTGCATGGATCGTGGGGTTTGCTAGCACTTTCCTGTGGCAGGTATGA